A part of Thermoplasmatales archaeon genomic DNA contains:
- a CDS encoding CBS domain-containing protein has translation MKESKKEFKVKELMNKNPVVAEIPGSREEVLRIFGKYEVSSVPVVKAGTKKFVGMITRNRIFENPEEQQLALLIDKNPIVLSPDANIKKAAKIFYERRIHGIPVVRKNELVGVISPPDLLILLKEKTDRVDKYLSPLCVPLYQETPLPAVMKIFRITNAPALPVVDDNGELVGIVADGDLFTFSHLQESVKKSDLGIGEDEDMWTWEGIRDVMRLYYETSKIQLPSVPVKEVMVKKVITAYIKSKISDVAKKMLEHRIDQLPVINENDELVGMLYDVDLMSSLI, from the coding sequence ATGAAGGAATCAAAAAAGGAATTTAAAGTTAAGGAGTTGATGAATAAAAATCCTGTAGTTGCTGAAATACCTGGAAGCAGAGAAGAAGTGCTCAGAATATTTGGAAAATACGAGGTAAGCAGTGTGCCGGTTGTAAAGGCGGGAACTAAAAAATTTGTTGGAATGATTACAAGAAATCGCATATTTGAAAATCCAGAAGAACAACAACTCGCCCTCCTTATAGATAAAAATCCTATAGTGCTCTCACCAGATGCAAATATAAAAAAAGCAGCAAAAATATTTTATGAAAGACGCATTCATGGCATTCCTGTAGTAAGAAAAAATGAACTTGTTGGTGTGATTTCTCCTCCAGATCTGTTAATCTTGCTTAAAGAAAAAACAGACAGGGTGGATAAATATCTCTCACCCTTATGTGTGCCTCTATATCAGGAAACACCCCTACCCGCAGTTATGAAAATATTCAGAATAACAAATGCCCCCGCCCTGCCTGTGGTGGATGATAATGGAGAGCTTGTTGGAATAGTTGCGGACGGGGATCTTTTTACTTTTTCTCATCTGCAGGAAAGCGTGAAGAAATCGGACTTGGGAATAGGGGAGGATGAGGATATGTGGACATGGGAAGGAATAAGAGATGTGATGCGCCTTTACTATGAAACATCAAAAATTCAGCTTCCTTCTGTGCCAGTCAAGGAAGTAATGGTAAAAAAAGTAATAACAGCCTATATCAAATCAAAAATTTCTGATGTAGCCAAAAAAATGCTTGAGCATAGAATTGATCAACTTCCTGTAATAAATGAAAATGATGAGCTTGTTGGCATGTTATATGATGTGGATTTGATGAGTTCTCTAATATGA
- the glyS gene encoding glycine--tRNA ligase, whose translation MTDIYEKIMAMAKRRGFIYPSYEIYGGEAGFYDYGPLGCLMKNNIENEWRNFYVINEGFYEISTPVITPFAVLKASGHVDEFIDEIGYCKKCELSFKVEELKNGACPVCGGDVTRSEVNLMFETGIGRKKEKAFLRPETAQGIFVDFPFLYEFSRKKIPFGIVQIGKGFRNEVSPRQGMIRLREFSMAEAEIFFDGENKKHERFKEIENEELNVFYEGKEERIKLIDAIGKIFGNEAIAYYLALTKRFLIKVGIDEKKIRFRKHAKDELAHYANECWDAEIYSSRFGWVECVGIADRCTYDLEAHMKATGVDMNAIETFDKPIKIRKKIVKLKMDKLGKKFKDKAKIIKEKLDGTELKENLFIEIDGEKYEIGEEFYEIVEKEENVYLRKFLPHVIEPSYGIDRIFYFIMEHNYIEKEKGGEKYVILSLPHNIAPIKAGVFPLVAKDNLPEIAREIEKELRRNKIMSFYDESGSIGRRYARMDEIGTPFCITVDYQTKDDDTVTIRFRDTSEQIRIKKDEIVKWIEGRIR comes from the coding sequence ATGACAGATATATACGAAAAAATAATGGCAATGGCAAAAAGGCGGGGGTTTATATATCCCTCTTACGAAATTTATGGAGGTGAGGCTGGTTTTTATGATTATGGGCCTTTGGGTTGCCTGATGAAAAACAACATAGAGAATGAATGGAGAAATTTTTATGTTATTAATGAAGGATTTTATGAGATATCCACACCAGTTATAACTCCTTTTGCAGTTCTGAAGGCATCTGGTCATGTTGATGAATTCATAGATGAAATAGGATATTGCAAAAAATGTGAATTAAGTTTTAAGGTTGAAGAGTTAAAAAATGGAGCATGCCCTGTTTGTGGGGGAGATGTTACAAGAAGCGAGGTAAATCTGATGTTTGAGACTGGTATAGGAAGAAAAAAAGAAAAAGCATTTTTGAGGCCAGAGACTGCACAGGGAATATTTGTTGATTTTCCTTTCCTTTATGAATTTTCAAGAAAGAAAATACCATTTGGAATTGTTCAAATCGGGAAAGGATTCAGAAATGAAGTTTCTCCAAGGCAGGGAATGATAAGGTTAAGAGAGTTTTCGATGGCTGAAGCTGAAATATTTTTTGATGGAGAAAATAAAAAACATGAGAGATTTAAAGAAATTGAGAACGAAGAACTGAATGTATTCTATGAAGGAAAGGAAGAGAGAATAAAACTCATAGATGCAATTGGAAAAATATTTGGAAATGAGGCAATTGCATATTATCTTGCATTAACAAAAAGATTTTTGATAAAAGTTGGGATAGATGAAAAAAAAATTCGTTTCAGAAAACATGCAAAAGATGAACTTGCCCATTATGCAAACGAATGCTGGGATGCGGAGATTTATTCCAGCAGGTTTGGATGGGTTGAATGCGTAGGTATTGCAGACCGTTGCACTTATGATTTAGAAGCCCACATGAAGGCAACAGGTGTGGATATGAACGCAATAGAAACATTTGATAAGCCAATAAAAATAAGGAAAAAGATAGTAAAGCTAAAAATGGATAAACTGGGGAAAAAATTTAAAGATAAAGCAAAAATTATTAAGGAAAAATTGGATGGGACTGAATTAAAAGAAAATTTATTTATTGAGATAGATGGAGAAAAATATGAAATAGGCGAGGAATTTTATGAGATAGTTGAAAAAGAGGAAAATGTATATTTAAGAAAATTTCTGCCACATGTAATAGAACCATCATATGGAATAGATAGAATTTTTTATTTTATAATGGAGCATAACTACATAGAAAAGGAAAAAGGGGGAGAAAAATATGTGATTCTATCACTTCCACATAATATTGCTCCTATAAAAGCGGGTGTTTTTCCTCTTGTTGCCAAGGATAATCTGCCGGAAATTGCAAGAGAAATTGAAAAAGAGCTGAGAAGAAATAAAATAATGTCTTTTTATGATGAAAGTGGAAGTATAGGAAGAAGATATGCAAGAATGGATGAAATTGGAACACCTTTCTGTATTACTGTTGATTATCAAACAAAAGATGATGATACAGTAACCATAAGATTTAGAGATACTTCAGAGCAAATAAGAATAAAAAAAGATGAAATAGTTAAATGGATAGAAGGAAGAATTAGATAA
- a CDS encoding AMP-binding protein: MKDKYEEWIKNFNWDLPEYYSICEVVDKTAKERGKVAIYYEDESGNREKMTYWELRDESNRFANFLKGLGMKKGDRILIIMPRLPEVFVAQIGSFKAGAIVIPCPDMLRAKDIEYRASNSEAKTIIAHRNSTNFVDEVRNQINVENYIIVDGEKDGWISYKEIRKESRNFEYGRIKSSDIMTINYTSGTTGEPKGVMHNHAWIYCMAKTNAVYWWNAKPNELLWATTSPGWAKWFWSPIGVALAIGASQLIYNGRFNAKKYLELMEKYRINRFCSTPTEYRLFAQEDLESYDLKDMKKFLSAGEALNREVIDRFKKAYGLLIYDGYGQTETTGLVCNYDGIKVKPGSMGKPMPGAGIEIVDENGNILPAGQTGQIAVPINHPGLMVGYWNGKRIEEIAVNGFYLTGDLARKDEDGYIWFEGRADDVIKSSGYRIGPFEVEDALVKHPAVLEAAVVASPDKIRGNIVKAFVVLAKGYEPSEKLVNELQEFVKQNTAPYKYPREIEFVENLPKTISGKIKRAELRELEKKRKGFI; encoded by the coding sequence ATGAAGGATAAATACGAAGAATGGATAAAAAATTTTAATTGGGATCTGCCAGAATATTATTCAATATGTGAGGTCGTTGATAAAACAGCTAAGGAAAGGGGCAAAGTAGCAATATATTATGAAGATGAGAGCGGGAACAGAGAAAAAATGACTTATTGGGAATTAAGAGATGAATCAAACAGATTTGCAAACTTTTTAAAGGGTTTGGGTATGAAAAAAGGGGATAGAATACTCATAATAATGCCCCGCCTGCCTGAGGTTTTTGTCGCTCAAATAGGAAGCTTTAAAGCGGGGGCAATAGTAATTCCATGTCCTGATATGCTTCGTGCAAAAGATATTGAATATAGAGCAAGCAATAGCGAGGCAAAAACAATAATTGCTCATCGCAATTCAACAAATTTTGTTGATGAAGTAAGAAATCAAATAAATGTGGAGAATTATATCATAGTTGATGGAGAAAAAGATGGATGGATAAGCTATAAAGAAATAAGGAAAGAATCGAGGAACTTTGAATATGGAAGGATAAAATCAAGCGATATAATGACAATAAACTATACTTCGGGCACTACAGGTGAGCCAAAAGGAGTAATGCATAATCATGCATGGATTTACTGCATGGCAAAAACAAATGCTGTTTACTGGTGGAACGCAAAACCAAATGAGCTGTTATGGGCAACTACAAGCCCTGGATGGGCAAAATGGTTCTGGTCTCCGATAGGAGTTGCTCTTGCAATAGGAGCATCACAGCTGATATACAATGGCAGATTTAATGCAAAAAAATATCTTGAATTGATGGAAAAGTATCGCATCAATAGATTTTGTTCAACACCAACAGAATACAGGCTTTTCGCACAGGAAGATTTAGAAAGCTATGATTTAAAGGATATGAAAAAGTTTTTAAGCGCAGGAGAAGCATTGAATAGAGAAGTAATTGATAGATTCAAAAAAGCATATGGCCTTCTTATCTATGATGGCTACGGGCAAACAGAAACAACAGGGCTTGTATGCAACTACGATGGCATAAAGGTGAAGCCTGGCTCAATGGGCAAGCCAATGCCTGGCGCCGGAATTGAAATAGTTGATGAAAACGGAAATATTTTGCCGGCGGGGCAGACAGGCCAGATTGCTGTGCCAATAAATCATCCCGGGCTTATGGTTGGATACTGGAATGGCAAGAGAATTGAAGAGATTGCTGTAAATGGCTTCTATCTTACAGGTGACCTTGCAAGAAAAGATGAAGATGGCTATATATGGTTTGAGGGAAGGGCTGATGATGTAATAAAATCATCTGGCTATAGGATAGGACCTTTTGAAGTAGAAGATGCTCTTGTAAAGCATCCAGCGGTTCTGGAAGCGGCTGTTGTTGCATCTCCAGACAAAATAAGAGGGAATATTGTTAAGGCATTTGTTGTTCTTGCAAAGGGATATGAGCCAAGCGAAAAACTTGTTAATGAACTGCAGGAATTTGTCAAACAGAATACTGCTCCATATAAATATCCCCGAGAAATAGAGTTTGTTGAAAATCTGCCAAAAACAATAAGCGGTAAGATAAAGAGAGCGGAATTAAGAGAGCTTGAAAAGAAAAGAAAAGGATTTATCTAA
- a CDS encoding hydroxymethylglutaryl-CoA synthase → MSYIVSYGAYVPKYRIKVEEIARVWGRDAKAISSGLYIFEKSVPAIDEDTATISVEAARKAVKAGRINPKEIGAIYVGSESHPYAVKPTATIVAEAIEATPCLTAADYEFACKAGTAGMQNCIALVKSGMIKYGMAIGADVAQAAPGDALEYTAAAGGAAFIIGNDGIAKINCTLSFTTDTPDFWRREGEAYPGHGERFTGEPAYFRHVTNAAKMLMEKMGTKASDYTYAVFHQPNGKFPTRVAKILGFEKKQIEQGLLCPHIGNTYSGSTMLGLASILDVAKSGDRIFAVSYGSGAGSDAFDITVTDKIEGYERCNLRKMIENKKYVDYSTYMKFRGEI, encoded by the coding sequence ATGAGCTATATAGTGAGTTATGGGGCTTATGTTCCAAAATATAGAATAAAGGTTGAAGAAATAGCTCGCGTATGGGGAAGAGATGCAAAAGCGATTTCATCTGGCTTATATATTTTTGAAAAATCTGTTCCTGCAATAGATGAAGATACTGCAACAATATCTGTTGAGGCAGCGAGAAAAGCGGTTAAAGCTGGCAGGATAAATCCAAAAGAGATAGGGGCAATTTATGTGGGCTCTGAAAGTCATCCGTATGCAGTGAAGCCAACAGCAACAATAGTGGCTGAGGCAATAGAAGCAACCCCATGCCTGACAGCAGCTGACTATGAATTCGCCTGCAAGGCGGGCACCGCCGGCATGCAGAATTGCATCGCTCTGGTAAAATCAGGAATGATAAAATATGGCATGGCGATAGGGGCGGATGTGGCGCAGGCCGCGCCTGGCGATGCTCTTGAATATACTGCTGCTGCTGGGGGGGCTGCATTTATTATAGGGAATGATGGAATAGCGAAAATAAATTGCACTCTTTCCTTCACCACCGATACACCTGATTTCTGGAGAAGGGAAGGGGAGGCTTATCCAGGGCATGGAGAGCGATTTACGGGTGAGCCAGCTTATTTCCGCCATGTTACAAATGCGGCTAAAATGCTGATGGAAAAAATGGGAACAAAGGCTAGTGATTACACTTATGCGGTTTTTCATCAGCCAAACGGAAAATTTCCAACGAGGGTTGCAAAAATTCTTGGTTTTGAAAAGAAGCAGATAGAGCAGGGATTGCTATGCCCTCATATCGGCAATACATATTCCGGCTCGACAATGCTTGGACTTGCTTCAATTTTAGATGTCGCGAAAAGTGGAGATAGAATATTTGCGGTTTCATATGGCTCAGGGGCTGGCTCGGATGCATTCGATATAACTGTTACTGATAAAATTGAGGGTTATGAGAGATGCAATTTAAGGAAAATGATAGAAAATAAGAAATATGTTGATTATTCAACCTATATGAAATTTAGAGGTGAAATATGA
- a CDS encoding thiolase domain-containing protein, whose translation MRDVAVIGVGMTEFGELWEKSFRELVGEAGIKAIEDAGIEGEKINALYLGGMSAGRFVGQEHIASIAIEVAGLQDLHIPSTRVEAACASGGVAMHQAYMAVASGMYDIVVVGGAEKMTDVVGGEATDILASAADREWEAFLGLTFPGLYALMARYHMHKYGTTQEQLAMVAVKNHYNGSLNPKAQFRNRITVEDVLNSQIVADPLHLLDCSPISDGSAAVVLAPLEFAKKHCEKPVKISASVQANDAISLHRRKVFDGIPAAQYAARKAYKMAGIEPKDIDIAEVHDCFTIAEIMAIEDLGFFEKGKGGKATEEGLTSLDGEIPVNTSGGLKAKGHPVGATGVAQIIEIVQQLRGEAGQRQVKDAKIGLTHNIGGSGGTAVVHILEVI comes from the coding sequence ATGAGAGATGTGGCAGTTATAGGAGTTGGCATGACTGAATTTGGTGAGCTATGGGAAAAATCCTTCCGTGAGCTTGTTGGTGAGGCAGGAATAAAGGCAATTGAAGATGCTGGAATAGAAGGAGAAAAGATAAATGCCCTATATTTGGGAGGAATGTCAGCGGGTCGCTTTGTGGGACAGGAACATATAGCAAGTATTGCAATAGAAGTGGCTGGCTTACAGGATTTGCATATTCCCTCAACAAGGGTTGAAGCCGCATGCGCATCTGGAGGGGTTGCAATGCATCAGGCATATATGGCGGTGGCAAGCGGGATGTATGATATAGTCGTGGTAGGTGGAGCGGAAAAAATGACAGATGTGGTTGGGGGAGAAGCGACGGATATACTTGCATCTGCAGCAGATAGGGAATGGGAGGCATTTCTTGGTCTGACATTTCCTGGTTTATATGCTCTTATGGCAAGATATCACATGCACAAATATGGCACAACTCAGGAACAGCTTGCGATGGTAGCAGTGAAGAATCATTATAATGGAAGTTTGAATCCAAAAGCCCAGTTCAGGAACAGAATAACGGTTGAGGATGTTCTCAATTCACAGATTGTTGCGGACCCTCTTCACCTTCTTGATTGCAGTCCAATAAGCGATGGCTCAGCTGCGGTAGTGCTTGCTCCTCTTGAATTTGCCAAAAAGCACTGCGAAAAGCCAGTTAAAATTTCTGCGAGCGTGCAGGCAAATGATGCAATTTCATTGCATCGCAGGAAGGTTTTTGATGGCATACCAGCAGCCCAATATGCGGCAAGAAAAGCTTATAAGATGGCAGGAATTGAGCCAAAGGATATTGATATTGCAGAAGTTCATGATTGTTTTACAATCGCTGAAATTATGGCAATTGAAGATTTGGGATTTTTTGAAAAGGGTAAAGGAGGAAAAGCAACTGAAGAGGGCTTAACATCTCTTGATGGAGAAATTCCAGTAAATACCTCGGGAGGGCTCAAAGCGAAAGGTCATCCTGTTGGAGCAACTGGGGTTGCCCAAATAATTGAAATTGTTCAACAGCTAAGAGGTGAGGCGGGGCAAAGGCAGGTAAAGGATGCAAAAATAGGGCTAACACATAATATAGGAGGTTCAGGTGGAACAGCGGTTGTGCATATTCTGGAGGTGATATGA
- a CDS encoding Zn-ribbon domain-containing OB-fold protein, which yields MGVARYWREIPARYNLVGSKCNVCGEIFFPPIKICPNCRRKSIGKIEDYKLKGTGIVESFTIIKNAPPEFEKNVPYAIAIIKMEEDCYVTGEIVDCELDEIQIGMKVEVCFRRIQQDGSAGAIYYGYKFRKAD from the coding sequence ATGGGAGTTGCTCGCTACTGGCGTGAGATACCTGCGAGATACAATCTTGTAGGGAGCAAATGCAATGTATGCGGAGAAATATTTTTCCCTCCAATTAAAATTTGCCCGAATTGTAGGAGGAAATCGATTGGAAAAATTGAAGATTATAAGTTGAAAGGCACTGGAATCGTTGAAAGTTTTACAATCATAAAAAATGCTCCCCCAGAATTTGAAAAGAATGTTCCTTACGCAATTGCCATTATAAAAATGGAGGAGGATTGCTATGTAACCGGTGAAATAGTTGATTGTGAGCTCGATGAAATCCAAATAGGAATGAAAGTTGAGGTTTGCTTCAGGCGCATCCAGCAGGATGGCAGTGCAGGAGCAATATATTATGGCTACAAGTTCAGGAAAGCAGATTAA
- a CDS encoding DUF432 domain-containing protein, producing the protein MATSSGKQINMFGVYGLNLKIEEGDIKIELAGDGKEKNYFRKVGDESVEKKIYADRGEIIVSPVPPVNLPVNVSNHLMIEFDKSIFIEPGVEQKIFIKFPLEIGVFLSDEKDVEPFDIFTKTKLKYTLYGRPEDGFVCRWWKSEVYEKIPSIEKLYEGVIELKIKNNYNEWTEINKIVFNTINMKIFYKDYAYCSANLEIVKKSIGKTYFNEKIEGMKGAVDLYLAKSRKLGISLVKEIEKEFFMERGFK; encoded by the coding sequence ATGGCTACAAGTTCAGGAAAGCAGATTAATATGTTCGGAGTATATGGATTAAATTTGAAAATTGAGGAAGGGGATATAAAAATAGAGTTAGCTGGTGATGGAAAAGAGAAAAATTATTTCAGAAAAGTTGGAGATGAATCTGTTGAGAAAAAAATTTATGCAGATAGAGGGGAAATTATTGTTTCTCCAGTTCCTCCTGTAAATCTGCCAGTTAATGTTTCAAATCATCTAATGATAGAGTTTGATAAAAGCATTTTTATTGAGCCTGGAGTGGAGCAAAAAATATTTATTAAATTTCCTCTTGAGATAGGTGTTTTTCTATCAGATGAAAAGGATGTTGAGCCATTTGATATTTTTACAAAGACAAAATTAAAATATACACTCTATGGGCGCCCTGAAGATGGGTTTGTATGCAGGTGGTGGAAAAGTGAGGTATATGAAAAAATTCCTAGCATTGAGAAATTATATGAAGGGGTTATTGAGCTGAAAATTAAGAACAATTATAATGAATGGACTGAAATAAATAAAATTGTTTTTAACACAATTAACATGAAAATTTTCTATAAGGATTATGCATATTGTTCTGCAAATCTTGAAATAGTTAAGAAGAGTATTGGAAAAACATATTTTAATGAAAAAATTGAAGGAATGAAGGGGGCAGTAGATTTATATCTTGCAAAGAGTAGAAAACTTGGAATTTCTCTTGTAAAAGAAATTGAAAAAGAATTTTTCATGGAGCGTGGTTTTAAATGA
- a CDS encoding mechanosensitive ion channel family protein has protein sequence MTIWDILKYKIAGIEIEAILKFIGAILIIVIVAKVVRINIRRGLKDKLPDATVKNFEKFAYYIIIIIGFVASLSIIGISLSGLLVAGGILGIVIGFASQTVVSNLLSGIFLVIERPIGIGDAVRIEDVDGIVEEIKILSTTIRTWDGIYARFPNEKVFTSKIYNYYSSPVRRFEYKIGIRYSDDANKAIDIIKRVLEEHPFVLKQPEPIVFVDELGESSVNLSVRIWAPSAVWFSVKTEMLWKIKVALEKEGIQIPFPQRVIWMAK, from the coding sequence ATGACAATATGGGATATCCTTAAATATAAAATAGCAGGAATTGAGATTGAAGCGATATTGAAATTTATAGGAGCAATTCTTATTATAGTAATAGTAGCAAAAGTTGTCAGAATAAATATAAGGAGAGGACTAAAGGATAAACTACCCGATGCAACTGTTAAAAATTTTGAAAAATTTGCATATTATATCATAATAATAATTGGTTTTGTTGCATCTCTTTCAATTATAGGTATTTCTTTATCTGGCCTGCTTGTGGCTGGAGGAATTCTTGGTATAGTAATTGGTTTTGCCAGCCAGACAGTTGTTTCAAATCTTTTAAGCGGTATATTTCTTGTAATTGAAAGACCAATTGGGATAGGAGATGCAGTAAGAATAGAAGATGTTGATGGAATTGTTGAGGAGATAAAGATTCTATCAACAACAATAAGGACATGGGATGGGATATATGCCCGCTTTCCAAATGAAAAAGTTTTTACATCAAAGATATACAACTATTATAGTAGCCCTGTAAGGAGATTTGAGTATAAAATAGGGATAAGATATAGTGATGACGCAAACAAGGCAATAGATATAATAAAAAGAGTGCTTGAAGAGCATCCTTTTGTTCTTAAACAACCAGAGCCAATTGTTTTTGTTGATGAACTTGGTGAGAGTAGCGTAAATTTATCAGTTAGAATATGGGCTCCTTCCGCTGTGTGGTTTTCTGTAAAAACTGAAATGCTATGGAAAATAAAAGTTGCTCTTGAGAAAGAAGGAATTCAGATACCATTCCCACAGCGTGTGATATGGATGGCAAAATAA
- a CDS encoding DUF488 domain-containing protein encodes MDGKIIFSIGYSNRSKEEFLDLLKEYKIEAIADVRRFPTSKIEIYKKENLKRILDKIEYFHFENLGGLRYDYANWMESEEWKKDYEKLKEIAEAKRTAILCAEKKPAACHRRHILKKMEEEGWEVINII; translated from the coding sequence ATGGATGGCAAAATAATTTTTTCAATAGGTTATTCAAACAGAAGCAAGGAAGAATTCCTTGACTTACTGAAAGAATACAAAATTGAAGCAATTGCTGATGTAAGACGCTTCCCTACTTCAAAAATTGAAATTTATAAGAAGGAAAATTTAAAAAGAATTCTTGATAAAATTGAATACTTCCATTTTGAAAATCTCGGAGGCTTGAGATATGACTATGCTAACTGGATGGAAAGTGAGGAATGGAAAAAGGATTATGAAAAACTAAAAGAAATAGCGGAAGCAAAAAGAACCGCAATTCTTTGCGCCGAAAAGAAGCCAGCTGCGTGTCACAGAAGGCATATATTGAAAAAGATGGAGGAGGAAGGATGGGAAGTTATAAATATAATATAG
- a CDS encoding 5-formyltetrahydrofolate cyclo-ligase — protein sequence MSQKAYIEKDGGGRMGSYKYNIEKQKIREEIWKKMEEMKIAIFPYAYGRIPNFTGSDIAGNKVTILEEWKKAKIVFSNPDFAQQKVRENALRADKILIMASPKLKHGFIRVDPSIVKDKERFASTISGAFIYGKIIDELIKPDLIITGCVAVDEENFIRLGKGGGYGDREIKMIEEKFGKVPVITTVHDIQVVKNIPFDENDARVDIVVTPTRIIRRKI from the coding sequence GTGTCACAGAAGGCATATATTGAAAAAGATGGAGGAGGAAGGATGGGAAGTTATAAATATAATATAGAAAAGCAAAAAATCAGGGAAGAAATATGGAAGAAAATGGAAGAAATGAAAATAGCAATATTTCCGTATGCATATGGAAGAATACCAAATTTTACTGGAAGTGATATAGCTGGAAATAAAGTAACAATACTTGAAGAATGGAAAAAAGCTAAAATTGTATTTTCAAATCCAGATTTTGCACAGCAAAAAGTTAGAGAAAATGCTTTAAGAGCGGATAAAATTTTGATAATGGCTTCTCCAAAATTAAAGCATGGTTTTATAAGAGTTGATCCATCTATAGTTAAGGATAAGGAAAGGTTTGCAAGCACAATTTCTGGAGCATTTATTTATGGAAAAATAATTGACGAGCTTATAAAACCTGATTTAATAATCACTGGATGTGTGGCGGTTGATGAAGAAAATTTTATTCGCCTTGGAAAAGGAGGAGGATATGGAGATAGAGAAATAAAAATGATTGAAGAAAAATTTGGTAAAGTTCCAGTGATAACAACAGTTCATGATATTCAGGTTGTTAAAAATATTCCTTTCGATGAAAATGATGCAAGAGTTGATATAGTAGTTACTCCAACAAGAATAATAAGAAGGAAAATATGA
- a CDS encoding small multi-drug export protein, with amino-acid sequence MKIFDAINEIYKQIQKTRHSLSHLYKVLIFITPFLTIAFYFVFVFDYLPSEIDAKYAGLVVAYLFPPLGKESIIPLMLFSDIPAWITGSTIIIMDIISSAIIAYNWWFAELIIYHIPYLDKGYDKLKKKSENFSKRKLVTVAMIIFMAVPFQGTGGISTTILSRLLGFKAKKTVAIVALGSSITTSLMIMAYLGLFNFIY; translated from the coding sequence ATGAAAATCTTTGATGCAATAAATGAGATTTATAAACAAATTCAGAAGACAAGACATAGCTTGAGTCATCTTTATAAAGTTCTTATATTCATAACTCCTTTTCTTACAATAGCATTTTATTTTGTATTCGTTTTTGATTATCTGCCAAGCGAAATTGATGCAAAATATGCAGGGCTTGTTGTTGCTTATCTTTTTCCTCCTCTTGGAAAAGAATCAATTATTCCTTTAATGCTTTTTAGTGATATTCCAGCGTGGATAACAGGCAGCACAATAATAATAATGGATATAATTTCATCTGCAATAATTGCATATAACTGGTGGTTTGCAGAACTTATAATTTATCATATTCCCTATCTGGATAAGGGTTATGACAAACTGAAAAAGAAATCAGAAAACTTTAGCAAAAGAAAACTTGTTACAGTTGCCATGATAATTTTTATGGCTGTTCCTTTTCAGGGAACTGGAGGAATAAGCACAACAATACTATCCCGCCTTCTTGGCTTCAAAGCAAAAAAAACAGTTGCAATTGTTGCTCTTGGCTCATCAATAACAACATCTCTCATGATAATGGCTTATCTCGGGCTATTTAATTTCATTTATTAG